A genomic segment from Alistipes senegalensis JC50 encodes:
- a CDS encoding FKBP-type peptidyl-prolyl cis-trans isomerase gives MKKIFFAAALAGAAMLASCGGNKSGVQMGSLSDFDSLSYSLGANIGYGMSYEMKDIPFDFKLVDKGIKEGAMGKASQEHDKSLDMLREYFMSKRGERAQAIAEKRAAADSVRLAGGDSTKVEYPAADPEMFESEEERAEISYAFGNDIGYNVAQSGMPIQLVWISEAMQNVRDNNAKMTEDEVNQYLQYYFMVKRPAENAEASKAWLEKMEKKSGVKKTESGLLYKVTAAGDAAAMPKDPRDVVKVHYTGRTRDGKVFDTSKFANRSKEQQEMIKKQRPDDFDKDEPVEFPLNRVIPGWTEGLQLVGKGGKITLWIPADLAYGARGAGRDIGPNEALEFEVELIDVTPYEEPAPADSTATAEKPEVAPAE, from the coding sequence ATGAAAAAAATCTTTTTTGCTGCGGCACTCGCGGGTGCTGCGATGCTCGCTTCTTGCGGAGGAAACAAGAGCGGCGTGCAGATGGGCAGCCTTTCGGATTTCGACTCGCTGTCGTATTCGCTCGGAGCCAACATCGGTTACGGCATGAGCTATGAAATGAAGGATATCCCGTTCGATTTCAAACTCGTGGACAAGGGTATCAAGGAAGGCGCCATGGGCAAGGCTTCGCAGGAGCACGACAAGTCGCTGGACATGCTGCGCGAGTATTTCATGTCGAAGCGCGGCGAGCGTGCGCAGGCTATCGCCGAGAAGCGTGCCGCTGCCGACAGCGTCCGTCTGGCCGGCGGCGATTCGACCAAGGTCGAGTATCCCGCAGCCGATCCCGAGATGTTCGAGAGCGAAGAGGAGCGCGCCGAGATTTCCTACGCATTCGGTAACGATATCGGTTACAACGTAGCTCAGAGCGGCATGCCCATCCAGCTGGTTTGGATCAGCGAGGCCATGCAGAACGTCCGCGACAACAACGCCAAAATGACGGAGGACGAGGTGAACCAGTACTTGCAGTACTACTTCATGGTGAAGCGTCCGGCCGAGAACGCCGAGGCTTCGAAGGCATGGCTGGAGAAAATGGAGAAGAAATCGGGCGTGAAGAAGACCGAGTCGGGCCTGCTCTATAAGGTTACCGCTGCCGGCGACGCCGCTGCGATGCCGAAGGACCCGCGCGACGTGGTGAAGGTTCACTACACGGGCCGCACCCGCGACGGCAAGGTGTTCGATACCTCGAAGTTCGCCAACCGCTCGAAAGAGCAGCAGGAGATGATCAAGAAACAGCGTCCCGACGATTTCGACAAGGACGAGCCCGTCGAGTTCCCGCTCAACCGTGTGATCCCCGGCTGGACCGAGGGTTTGCAACTGGTGGGCAAGGGCGGCAAGATCACGCTCTGGATTCCCGCCGACCTGGCTTACGGTGCGCGCGGCGCAGGCCGTGACATCGGTCCCAACGAGGCTTTGGAGTTCGAGGTCGAGTTGATTGACGTGACTCCTTACGAGGAGCCCGCTCCGGCGGATTCGACTGCAACGGCCGAGAAGCCCGAGGTCGCTCCCGCAGAGTAA
- the rpmB gene encoding 50S ribosomal protein L28, whose translation MKVCEITGKVAIVGNNVSHSHHKTKRKFSPNLKTKRFWSEQEGRWITLKVTAAGMKTINKKGLAVALREAAAPKSVY comes from the coding sequence ATGAAAGTTTGCGAAATCACAGGCAAGGTAGCGATCGTGGGCAACAACGTTTCGCACTCGCACCACAAGACCAAGCGCAAATTCAGTCCCAATCTGAAAACCAAGCGTTTCTGGTCGGAGCAGGAGGGCCGCTGGATTACCCTGAAGGTAACGGCCGCCGGTATGAAAACAATCAACAAGAAGGGTCTTGCAGTCGCCCTGCGCGAAGCTGCCGCACCCAAAAGCGTGTACTAA
- a CDS encoding arginase family protein, producing the protein MEQKPFDPDGVGVDNGTYFGLPFEPETAELVLISAPWDVTVSYGAGTAYAPDAVIEASTQLDFYDPLAPGAWRRGIATADVDYSLLESSQRLRVDASRVIDHLEGGGCLEDDYVVRKVRRVNEGCAAMNANIGAQAVRWLDAGKIVGLVGGDHSTPYGLIRALGARHEAFGILHIDAHCDLRDAYEGFEFSHASIMFNVLRDVPQVSRIAQVAVRDFSEAEAAMAASSERIATFDDLSLAAAEFRGETWDAQCRRIVGTLPAEVYVSFDIDGLSFDNCPHTGTPVCGGLSFNRAVYLIDTLVRSGRRIIGFDVVEVCPAADDRIDAITGARILWKLCGQALKSNEKPNNE; encoded by the coding sequence ATGGAACAGAAACCCTTCGATCCGGATGGCGTCGGCGTGGACAACGGAACCTATTTCGGGCTTCCGTTCGAGCCCGAAACGGCGGAACTGGTGCTGATTTCGGCGCCGTGGGACGTGACGGTTTCCTACGGAGCCGGAACGGCCTATGCTCCCGACGCCGTCATCGAAGCCTCGACGCAGCTGGATTTTTACGACCCGCTGGCCCCCGGGGCCTGGCGCCGCGGCATCGCCACGGCCGACGTGGACTATTCGCTGCTGGAGTCTTCGCAGCGCCTGCGTGTCGATGCCTCGCGGGTGATCGACCATCTCGAAGGGGGCGGGTGCCTCGAAGACGACTATGTCGTGCGCAAGGTCCGCCGCGTGAACGAGGGCTGTGCGGCCATGAACGCCAACATCGGGGCGCAGGCCGTGCGCTGGCTCGACGCAGGCAAGATCGTGGGGCTCGTGGGCGGCGACCATTCGACGCCCTACGGGCTGATCCGCGCTCTGGGGGCCCGTCACGAGGCGTTCGGCATCCTGCATATCGACGCCCACTGCGACCTGCGCGACGCTTACGAGGGTTTTGAATTTTCCCATGCGTCGATCATGTTCAACGTCCTGCGCGACGTGCCGCAGGTCAGCCGGATCGCTCAGGTCGCCGTGCGCGATTTCAGCGAGGCGGAGGCCGCGATGGCCGCTTCGTCGGAGCGTATCGCCACGTTCGACGACCTCTCGCTGGCCGCTGCGGAGTTCCGCGGCGAGACGTGGGACGCCCAGTGCCGCCGCATCGTCGGGACGCTGCCCGCCGAGGTCTACGTGAGCTTCGACATCGACGGACTCTCTTTCGACAACTGCCCCCATACGGGTACGCCCGTCTGCGGGGGCCTCTCTTTCAACCGGGCCGTCTACCTGATCGACACGCTGGTCCGCTCGGGCCGCCGCATCATCGGATTCGATGTGGTGGAGGTGTGCCCCGCGGCCGACGACCGGATCGACGCCATCACCGGGGCCCGCATCCTGTGGAAACTCTGCGGGCAGGCGCTCAAATCGAACGAAAAACCAAACAACGAATAA
- a CDS encoding 4-phosphoerythronate dehydrogenase, translating into MKIIADSAIPFLKGVLEPFAEVRYLPGKAISAADVRDADALLTRTRTRCDAALLAGSRVRLVATATIGFDHIDTAWCTAHGITVTTAAGCNARGVLQWVAAALVHLSRTQGWQPAERTLGVVGVGHVGSLVKTYAEAWGFRVLCCDPPREERERCGFLPLEEVARQADILTFHTPLDDTTRRMAGEELFRRMKPGAVVMNSSRGEVVDGAALLRSGLEWALDVWEHEPDLDPELLGKALLATPHIAGYSEQGKANATAMSVAALARCFGLPLEGWYPPEAAPSVPRPIAWQELCDTIGGVYDIGAESRRLKEHPGDFESLRDRYAYRREYF; encoded by the coding sequence ATGAAAATCATAGCCGACAGTGCCATTCCCTTCCTGAAAGGGGTTCTGGAACCTTTCGCCGAGGTGCGTTATCTCCCCGGAAAGGCCATTTCGGCCGCCGACGTCCGCGACGCCGACGCGCTCCTGACCCGCACCCGCACGCGGTGCGACGCGGCGCTGCTCGCCGGTTCGCGGGTGCGCCTCGTCGCCACGGCGACCATCGGATTCGACCACATCGACACGGCGTGGTGCACAGCGCACGGAATCACGGTCACGACGGCCGCCGGATGCAACGCCCGGGGCGTCCTGCAATGGGTCGCCGCCGCGCTCGTCCACCTCTCCCGCACACAGGGCTGGCAGCCCGCAGAGCGGACGCTGGGCGTCGTGGGCGTGGGACACGTCGGGTCGCTCGTCAAAACTTATGCCGAAGCGTGGGGATTCCGCGTTCTCTGCTGCGACCCGCCGCGCGAGGAGCGGGAGCGGTGCGGATTCCTGCCGCTGGAGGAGGTGGCCCGCCAGGCCGACATCCTCACGTTCCACACCCCGCTCGACGACACGACGCGCCGCATGGCCGGCGAGGAGCTGTTCCGGCGCATGAAACCCGGCGCCGTCGTGATGAACTCCTCGCGCGGGGAGGTGGTTGACGGCGCAGCCCTGCTCCGGAGCGGTCTCGAATGGGCCCTCGACGTTTGGGAGCACGAACCGGACCTCGATCCGGAGCTGCTGGGAAAAGCCCTGCTCGCAACGCCCCACATCGCGGGTTACTCGGAGCAGGGCAAGGCCAACGCCACGGCGATGTCCGTAGCGGCGCTGGCGCGCTGTTTCGGACTGCCGCTCGAAGGGTGGTATCCGCCCGAAGCGGCGCCGTCCGTTCCCCGGCCGATCGCGTGGCAGGAACTTTGCGACACCATCGGCGGCGTCTACGACATCGGAGCCGAAAGCCGCCGGCTCAAAGAACACCCCGGCGACTTCGAATCCCTGCGCGACCGCTACGCCTACCGCCGCGAATACTTCTGA
- a CDS encoding nucleotidyl transferase AbiEii/AbiGii toxin family protein, whose product MLYTQTVAPETLELLKRLESEPFMDSFSLAGGTALALYLGHRVSVDLDLFTPESFDEKQLEFSLRHKYGFQTKFTAQHTLKGTIGGVKIDCIAHRYKSLRPPHMESGLRLYDMEDIIAMKLAAISDDGSRLKDFIDMAFLSTRFSLDSMLRCFERKFPFSNVLGPVKGLLYFDDINFGEKVFIPAYEYSWENIALRLRDMSLQQDHVFDTAPLARHKDCREEKVPEDNDTPGQKHGRRR is encoded by the coding sequence ATGCTATACACGCAGACTGTTGCGCCGGAAACTCTTGAGCTGCTGAAACGGCTGGAATCCGAGCCGTTTATGGACTCTTTCAGTCTGGCCGGCGGAACGGCTTTAGCCCTTTATTTAGGCCATCGGGTCAGTGTCGACCTCGATTTGTTCACCCCCGAATCTTTCGATGAAAAGCAGTTGGAGTTTTCCTTACGGCACAAATATGGCTTCCAAACCAAATTTACAGCGCAACATACTCTGAAAGGTACAATCGGCGGGGTGAAGATCGACTGTATCGCACATCGGTATAAATCTCTGAGACCTCCCCATATGGAATCGGGATTGCGGCTCTATGACATGGAAGACATTATCGCCATGAAACTCGCGGCTATCTCCGATGACGGCTCCCGGTTAAAGGATTTCATAGATATGGCATTCCTTTCGACCCGTTTTTCGCTGGACTCCATGCTCCGTTGTTTCGAACGCAAATTCCCCTTTTCGAATGTATTGGGCCCGGTGAAAGGCCTCTTATATTTCGATGACATCAACTTCGGGGAGAAGGTCTTCATTCCCGCTTACGAATATTCCTGGGAGAATATCGCGCTAAGACTCCGGGATATGTCTTTGCAGCAAGACCATGTTTTCGACACAGCACCTCTGGCCCGGCACAAAGATTGCCGGGAGGAAAAAGTGCCCGAAGACAATGATACGCCGGGTCAGAAACACGGACGCCGAAGGTAG
- a CDS encoding DUF4295 domain-containing protein encodes MAKKVVATLKTGTGKQFTKCIKMVKSEKTGAYMFKEGIVPNDQIKEFFEEKK; translated from the coding sequence ATGGCAAAGAAAGTAGTCGCAACACTGAAAACCGGCACGGGTAAGCAGTTCACCAAGTGCATCAAGATGGTCAAGTCGGAGAAGACCGGAGCCTACATGTTCAAGGAAGGCATCGTCCCCAACGACCAGATCAAAGAGTTCTTCGAGGAGAAGAAATAG
- the nhaA gene encoding Na+/H+ antiporter NhaA, which translates to MRLFSMYRWVRQRHVMGLRGRNFLEAPWAGGVVLLACVILAMLLANLPGTKVYYHHLLETDLSLMVRSPDGLIDWIFPRGMTVEKFINDGLMVIFFFAVGLEIKREIVCGQLSSVRRAILPVLAAAGGMLAPAIVFTLFNHGTAAANGWGIPTATDIAFAIGILSMLGDRVPVSLKIFLTALAVADDLGAILVIALFYGGTVQIGCLLVALAIMLGVYFMKQMGEKRMFSYLVPAFVVWGLFYYSGVHSTISGVAMALLIPMEPRYSKEYFAHKMRWLKGLMLSAATHEDFPNEEQRFYLRRMHDLSANSVGMSYRLEHALAPYVTFLVMPIFALANAGVEITSFEYLNIFHHSPEIGSIGMGVFFGLLVGKPLGIFLASWGAVKSGLAELPEGATWRMLLAVGCLGGIGFTMSLFVDSLAFTDADLIDRGKIAILMGSLAAAIVGCLLILAFSKKSTRQ; encoded by the coding sequence ATGCGACTGTTTTCGATGTATCGCTGGGTGCGCCAGCGACATGTGATGGGGCTTCGCGGCCGTAATTTTCTGGAGGCTCCGTGGGCCGGCGGCGTAGTGCTGCTCGCGTGCGTGATCCTCGCCATGCTGCTGGCCAACCTGCCCGGCACCAAGGTTTACTATCATCACCTGCTCGAAACCGACCTCTCGCTGATGGTCCGCTCTCCGGACGGACTGATCGACTGGATCTTCCCCCGGGGCATGACCGTCGAGAAGTTCATCAACGACGGGCTGATGGTGATCTTCTTCTTCGCCGTGGGGCTCGAAATCAAGCGCGAGATCGTCTGCGGACAGCTTTCGTCCGTGCGGCGGGCGATTCTTCCGGTGCTGGCCGCCGCGGGGGGCATGCTGGCTCCGGCCATCGTCTTCACGCTCTTCAACCACGGTACGGCCGCCGCCAACGGCTGGGGAATCCCCACGGCCACGGACATCGCCTTCGCCATCGGCATCCTCTCGATGCTGGGTGACCGCGTTCCCGTGTCGCTCAAAATCTTCCTCACGGCGCTGGCCGTCGCCGACGACCTGGGGGCCATTCTGGTCATCGCGCTCTTCTACGGCGGGACGGTTCAGATCGGCTGCCTGCTGGTGGCGCTGGCCATCATGCTCGGGGTCTACTTCATGAAGCAGATGGGCGAGAAGCGGATGTTCTCTTACCTGGTGCCGGCCTTCGTGGTGTGGGGACTGTTCTACTATTCGGGGGTGCACTCGACCATCTCGGGAGTGGCGATGGCCCTGCTGATCCCGATGGAACCCCGTTACAGCAAGGAGTACTTCGCCCATAAGATGCGCTGGCTCAAAGGGCTGATGCTTTCGGCCGCCACCCACGAGGATTTCCCCAACGAGGAGCAGCGCTTCTACCTGCGGCGCATGCACGACCTGTCGGCCAACTCCGTGGGCATGAGCTACCGGCTGGAACACGCCCTGGCGCCTTACGTGACCTTCCTCGTCATGCCCATTTTCGCGCTGGCCAACGCCGGCGTCGAGATCACCTCGTTCGAATACCTCAATATCTTCCACCATTCGCCCGAAATCGGTTCGATCGGCATGGGCGTCTTCTTCGGTCTGCTCGTCGGCAAGCCGCTGGGCATATTCCTCGCTTCGTGGGGCGCCGTGAAGTCCGGCCTCGCAGAGCTGCCCGAGGGGGCGACGTGGCGCATGCTGCTGGCCGTGGGCTGTCTGGGCGGCATCGGGTTCACGATGTCGCTGTTCGTCGATTCGCTGGCCTTCACCGATGCCGATCTGATCGACCGCGGCAAGATCGCCATTCTGATGGGCTCGCTCGCGGCGGCGATCGTGGGATGCCTGCTGATTCTGGCTTTTTCGAAAAAAAGTACGAGACAATGA
- the rpmG gene encoding 50S ribosomal protein L33: MAKKGNRVQVILECTEQRESGVAGMSRYITTKNKKNTPDRLERKKYNPFLKRVTVHREIK, translated from the coding sequence ATGGCAAAGAAAGGCAACAGAGTTCAGGTCATCCTCGAGTGCACCGAACAAAGAGAGAGCGGCGTTGCGGGAATGTCCCGTTACATCACCACCAAGAACAAGAAAAACACCCCCGACCGTCTGGAGCGCAAAAAGTACAATCCGTTCCTCAAGCGCGTCACCGTTCACCGTGAAATCAAATAG
- a CDS encoding site-specific integrase → MQRSTFKVLFYVKRQSEKHGQVPIMGRITINGTMSQFSCKLSVRSSLWDAKANKASGKSLESQRINEKLENIKTNIGKQYQRLCDRDSYVTAEKVRNAFLGMGDDCRLLLQTFDEYLAGFLKRVGKDRAYSSYEDYCKRRRRLASFLEYEYHVKDIPFKELKRDFIEKFVVYLSSVQGMRSGTIHSTLKKLKLMTYTAYKNGWIAADPFAGFYVRPEYSERRYLSASELQAVIDVRLPNYRTGINRDAFVFCAFTGLSHADVVKLTHADIHTDDNGERWIIDRRQKTGTQFRVKLLPVAGMLYERYKDMHLSGDRVFPLKGTHKTLNMSLRHVARHAGLSFNPTIHMARHTFATTVTLSQGVPLETVSKMLGHKRITTTQIYARITNDKIGRDMAALSEKLNGIFRVAQ, encoded by the coding sequence ATGCAACGCAGCACTTTCAAAGTCCTTTTCTATGTGAAAAGGCAGTCGGAAAAACACGGTCAGGTTCCCATTATGGGCCGTATTACGATCAACGGTACGATGTCGCAGTTCAGCTGCAAACTCTCCGTCCGTTCTTCCCTCTGGGATGCCAAAGCGAACAAAGCCTCCGGCAAAAGCCTCGAATCGCAGCGCATCAACGAGAAGCTGGAAAATATCAAGACCAATATCGGCAAGCAGTACCAACGTCTCTGCGACCGTGATTCATACGTTACGGCCGAAAAGGTTCGCAACGCTTTCCTCGGTATGGGTGACGACTGCCGCCTGCTGTTACAGACCTTCGACGAATACCTCGCAGGGTTTCTCAAACGCGTGGGCAAAGACCGGGCCTATTCCAGCTATGAGGACTACTGCAAACGCCGCCGCCGTCTGGCCTCCTTCCTCGAATACGAATATCATGTCAAGGATATTCCTTTCAAAGAATTGAAGCGGGACTTTATCGAAAAGTTCGTGGTCTACCTCTCCTCGGTACAAGGGATGCGTTCCGGGACGATCCATTCTACGCTCAAGAAATTGAAGCTGATGACCTACACGGCGTATAAGAACGGCTGGATTGCCGCCGATCCTTTCGCAGGTTTCTACGTGAGGCCGGAATACTCAGAACGCCGTTACCTTTCGGCTTCGGAGTTACAAGCCGTGATAGATGTCAGGCTCCCCAATTACCGAACGGGTATCAACCGGGATGCCTTCGTCTTCTGTGCTTTCACGGGCCTGAGCCATGCGGACGTGGTGAAACTCACCCACGCGGACATCCATACGGACGATAACGGGGAGCGCTGGATTATCGACAGGCGTCAGAAAACAGGTACGCAGTTCCGTGTCAAACTTCTTCCCGTTGCCGGAATGCTCTACGAGCGTTATAAGGATATGCACCTCTCGGGCGACCGGGTCTTCCCGCTCAAAGGTACCCATAAGACGCTGAACATGTCGCTGAGGCATGTTGCCAGACATGCCGGTCTGTCGTTCAACCCCACGATCCATATGGCGCGTCATACCTTCGCCACGACGGTCACGCTCTCGCAAGGCGTACCTCTGGAAACGGTCAGCAAGATGCTGGGGCACAAACGGATCACCACGACTCAAATCTATGCGCGCATCACTAACGACAAGATCGGCCGGGATATGGCGGCTTTGAGCGAAAAACTGAATGGTATCTTCAGGGTCGCACAGTAG
- a CDS encoding FKBP-type peptidyl-prolyl cis-trans isomerase, giving the protein MKKILLILPAAALLAGACSKKSGGGVKLRNDTDSVAYVIGMNVGMNLLRMDSTINVNAVCEGIRDAVNRSAKLSAADAETFYLRYVSYALPEKARAYEEQFLADIAKSNRSYARTSSGVTYTVTAVGDQEQVPVSDRDSVALRWVIRTADGSRIASSYEKGDTVRSLLRDLRKGVQESVKLIGKGGKINAWMPSSAAYGAEGDKELGVAPNATLYYEIELVDVDKYANRSRRR; this is encoded by the coding sequence ATGAAAAAAATCCTGCTGATCCTCCCCGCCGCCGCTTTGCTGGCCGGGGCCTGCTCGAAGAAGTCGGGCGGGGGCGTGAAACTCAGAAACGACACCGATTCGGTGGCCTATGTCATCGGCATGAACGTCGGTATGAACCTGCTGCGGATGGATTCGACGATTAACGTGAACGCCGTCTGCGAGGGCATCCGCGACGCCGTAAACCGGTCGGCGAAACTTTCGGCGGCCGATGCCGAGACGTTCTACCTGCGCTATGTGAGCTATGCGCTGCCCGAGAAGGCCCGGGCCTACGAGGAGCAGTTCCTTGCCGATATAGCCAAGTCGAACCGCTCCTATGCCCGCACCTCGTCGGGCGTGACCTATACGGTGACGGCCGTCGGCGATCAGGAGCAGGTCCCCGTGTCGGACCGCGACAGCGTGGCCCTGCGGTGGGTGATCCGCACGGCCGACGGCAGCCGCATCGCCTCCTCCTACGAGAAGGGCGACACGGTGCGCTCGCTGCTGCGCGACCTGCGGAAGGGCGTGCAGGAGAGCGTGAAGCTGATCGGCAAGGGCGGGAAGATCAACGCCTGGATGCCTTCGTCGGCGGCCTACGGCGCCGAGGGCGACAAGGAGCTGGGCGTGGCCCCCAATGCGACGCTTTACTATGAAATCGAGCTCGTCGATGTCGATAAATACGCGAATCGGTCGCGGCGAAGATAA
- a CDS encoding quinone-dependent dihydroorotate dehydrogenase: protein MYRRIIKPLLFSLNIERAHHIVLLMLRIFGLIPGGRWLLRKCYAVEHPALEREVFGMRFANPVGIAAGFDRNGEAYRELAALGFGFVEVGTVTPRPQAGNPRPRVFRLPKDNAIINRIGLSNRGLETAIRHLRRPHGGVIVGCNIGKNTSTPAENAPADYLKLFRNLYQYADYFTVNISCDNSCREGATHTREHILQILNPLFDFRRGQNQYRPVMLKISPDMTDEVIDRITDVLMETPLDGIVATNGSHGREGLRTSRTTLEKIGSGRLSGAPLTRRAVEIVRRIHTRSGGTYPIIGVGGLMSADDVRAMLNAGADLVQLYTGYIYEGPGLVRNVCRALIDEAEELAAMRAAEESMKNGENPETSGPEPAETAGEASDGKSEEERHPGSGQK, encoded by the coding sequence ATGTACCGAAGGATCATAAAACCCCTGCTCTTCTCGCTCAACATCGAGCGGGCCCACCACATCGTCCTGCTGATGCTGCGCATCTTCGGGCTGATCCCCGGGGGCCGCTGGCTCCTGCGCAAATGCTACGCCGTGGAGCATCCGGCGCTCGAACGCGAGGTCTTCGGCATGCGGTTCGCCAATCCGGTGGGAATCGCCGCGGGGTTCGACCGCAACGGCGAAGCCTACCGCGAACTGGCCGCCCTGGGATTCGGATTCGTCGAGGTGGGCACCGTCACGCCCCGCCCCCAGGCGGGAAATCCCCGCCCGAGGGTCTTCCGGCTCCCGAAGGACAACGCCATCATCAACCGCATCGGACTTTCGAACCGCGGCCTCGAAACCGCCATCCGCCACCTGCGGCGTCCGCACGGCGGGGTGATCGTGGGGTGCAACATCGGCAAGAACACCTCGACTCCGGCCGAGAACGCCCCGGCCGACTACCTGAAACTCTTCCGCAACCTTTACCAGTATGCGGACTACTTCACCGTGAACATCAGCTGCGACAACTCCTGCCGCGAAGGGGCGACGCACACGCGCGAACACATTCTTCAGATACTCAACCCGCTGTTCGACTTCCGCCGCGGGCAGAACCAGTACCGGCCGGTCATGCTCAAAATCTCGCCCGACATGACGGACGAGGTGATCGACCGGATCACCGACGTACTGATGGAGACGCCGCTCGACGGCATCGTGGCCACCAACGGCTCGCACGGCCGCGAGGGGCTGCGGACCAGCCGCACGACGCTCGAAAAGATCGGCAGCGGCCGCCTCAGCGGAGCGCCCCTCACCCGCCGCGCCGTGGAGATCGTGCGCCGCATCCACACCCGCTCGGGCGGCACCTACCCCATCATCGGCGTGGGCGGACTGATGTCGGCCGACGACGTGCGGGCGATGCTCAACGCCGGGGCCGACCTCGTGCAGCTCTACACGGGATATATCTACGAGGGTCCCGGACTGGTCCGGAACGTATGCCGCGCGCTGATCGACGAGGCCGAAGAGCTGGCCGCCATGCGCGCCGCCGAGGAATCGATGAAAAACGGGGAAAATCCCGAAACATCCGGTCCGGAGCCCGCCGAAACCGCCGGGGAGGCATCCGACGGCAAGTCGGAGGAGGAGCGTCATCCCGGCTCCGGGCAAAAATAA
- a CDS encoding competence/damage-inducible protein A codes for MKATIITIGDEILIGQIVDTNSVSIAKHLNAAGIVVREKLSIGDDRTQIVEAVGRAMSASEVTVITGGLGPTKDDITKKTLAEMFRSEMRYDQRVAGHVEKMLAERGIEFNELNRSQAMVPACCTVLFNAHGTAPGMWFERDGHVAVSLPGVPFEMEHLMEDEVMPRLKARFALRQIVHRTMITAGLPESMLAKRIEAWENALPPYLKLAYLPNPGAVRLRLSAYEVEGESVAREIERQFEALRKLIPHNIIGFETATMQELVHKILTERGLTLATAESCTGGAIAARFTAIPGASAYFRCGVVSYSNESKVKLLGVNPADIERYGAVSEQVARQMAEGARRAADADYAVATTGIAGPTGGSAEKPVGTVWIAVSSPERTVALLKQCGTDRGQIIDRASAFAVGLLRDCLNGK; via the coding sequence ATGAAGGCAACCATCATCACCATCGGCGACGAAATCCTCATCGGCCAGATCGTGGATACCAATTCGGTTTCCATCGCCAAACACCTCAACGCCGCGGGCATCGTGGTCCGCGAGAAGCTCTCGATCGGCGACGACCGCACGCAGATCGTCGAAGCCGTCGGACGCGCCATGTCCGCTTCGGAGGTCACCGTCATCACCGGCGGACTCGGCCCCACGAAGGACGACATCACCAAGAAGACCCTCGCGGAGATGTTCCGCAGCGAGATGCGCTACGATCAGCGGGTCGCCGGCCACGTAGAAAAGATGCTCGCCGAACGGGGCATCGAGTTCAACGAACTGAACCGCTCGCAGGCGATGGTTCCCGCGTGCTGCACGGTGCTGTTCAACGCCCACGGCACGGCCCCGGGCATGTGGTTCGAACGCGACGGACACGTCGCGGTGTCGCTCCCGGGCGTACCGTTCGAGATGGAGCACCTGATGGAGGACGAGGTGATGCCGCGGTTGAAAGCCCGTTTCGCGCTGCGCCAGATCGTCCACCGCACGATGATCACCGCCGGGCTTCCCGAGTCGATGCTGGCCAAGCGGATCGAGGCGTGGGAGAACGCCCTGCCGCCCTACCTGAAACTGGCCTATCTGCCCAATCCGGGAGCCGTGCGGCTGCGCCTGTCGGCCTACGAGGTCGAAGGCGAGAGCGTCGCCCGCGAGATCGAACGTCAGTTCGAAGCCCTGCGCAAGCTCATCCCCCACAACATCATCGGATTCGAGACCGCCACGATGCAGGAGCTGGTGCACAAGATCCTCACCGAACGCGGACTGACCCTCGCCACGGCCGAAAGCTGCACGGGAGGCGCCATCGCCGCGCGCTTCACGGCCATACCCGGCGCATCGGCCTACTTCCGCTGCGGCGTGGTGTCGTACAGCAACGAATCCAAGGTGAAACTGCTGGGCGTGAATCCCGCGGACATCGAACGCTACGGCGCCGTGAGCGAACAGGTGGCCCGTCAGATGGCCGAAGGAGCCCGCCGCGCGGCAGACGCCGACTACGCCGTCGCCACCACCGGCATCGCCGGGCCCACGGGCGGCTCGGCCGAAAAACCCGTCGGCACGGTCTGGATCGCCGTCAGCTCGCCCGAGCGCACGGTCGCCCTGCTCAAACAATGCGGAACCGACCGCGGGCAGATCATCGACCGCGCCAGCGCCTTTGCCGTCGGCCTGCTGCGCGACTGCCTCAACGGAAAATAG